A DNA window from Janibacter sp. A1S7 contains the following coding sequences:
- a CDS encoding glutamate decarboxylase: protein MDEHTRSSQDDSALFGNRFVTREVPNRTFPDSGMSAQDAMRLVSEDLALEGDPARNLATFVTTWMEPEAQRIIATNLHRNFIDHAEYPRTAEIEQRCIRMLADLFHAPGPTTGARTQGSSEAIMLGALSLKWNWRQRRGLDRDSPQAPNLVFGGDVHVVWEKFCRYFDVEPRIVPLRPGKYTIGPEDVEPHLDENTIGVAAVLGTTFTGHKDDVIGINDLLVRVKTKRDLDIPLHVDAASGGFVWPFLYPDSAWDFRLDQVRSINVSGHKFGLVYPGIGWLIFREKADLAPDLIFTENYLGTTDETFTLNFSTGSAMLLAQYYNLVRYGRDGYRYVMRNMQTNARALTEQLTAMGRFEIIGEDEEQLPLVAFRLAEDPGYDEFDIAWQLSAERGWMVPAYTLPPDAHEVTIMRALVKETMSREHVDTLARDIDEACTTLDKKGGAHESERRKIMTGPGH, encoded by the coding sequence GTGGACGAGCACACCCGGTCATCGCAGGACGACTCGGCCCTCTTCGGCAATCGCTTCGTCACCCGGGAGGTGCCCAACCGGACCTTTCCCGACTCCGGCATGTCGGCCCAGGACGCGATGCGTCTGGTCAGTGAGGACCTCGCGCTGGAGGGCGACCCCGCCCGCAACCTCGCCACCTTCGTCACGACGTGGATGGAACCGGAGGCGCAGCGGATCATCGCCACCAACCTCCACCGGAACTTCATCGACCACGCCGAGTACCCGCGGACCGCGGAGATCGAGCAACGGTGCATCCGGATGCTCGCCGACCTCTTCCATGCGCCGGGCCCGACCACCGGAGCCCGCACCCAGGGCTCCTCGGAGGCGATCATGCTCGGAGCGCTGTCACTGAAGTGGAACTGGCGGCAGCGTCGCGGTCTCGACCGCGACTCGCCGCAGGCGCCCAACCTCGTCTTCGGTGGTGACGTCCACGTCGTGTGGGAGAAGTTCTGTCGCTACTTCGATGTCGAACCACGCATCGTCCCGCTGCGGCCCGGCAAGTACACCATCGGCCCGGAGGACGTGGAGCCCCACCTCGACGAGAACACCATCGGCGTGGCTGCGGTGCTGGGGACGACGTTCACCGGACACAAGGACGACGTCATCGGGATCAACGACCTGCTGGTGCGGGTGAAGACCAAACGCGATCTCGACATCCCCCTGCACGTCGACGCCGCCAGCGGTGGATTCGTGTGGCCCTTCCTCTACCCCGACTCGGCGTGGGACTTCCGACTGGACCAGGTGCGCTCGATCAATGTCTCCGGCCACAAGTTCGGTCTGGTCTACCCGGGGATCGGATGGTTGATCTTCCGTGAGAAGGCCGACCTGGCCCCGGATCTCATTTTCACCGAGAACTACCTCGGCACGACCGACGAGACCTTCACGCTGAACTTCTCCACCGGTTCGGCGATGCTGCTCGCCCAGTACTACAACCTGGTGCGGTACGGCCGCGACGGATACCGGTACGTCATGAGGAACATGCAGACGAATGCGCGAGCACTGACCGAACAGCTCACGGCGATGGGCCGCTTCGAGATCATCGGCGAGGACGAGGAGCAGCTGCCCCTCGTCGCGTTCCGGCTCGCCGAGGACCCCGGCTACGACGAGTTCGACATCGCCTGGCAGCTGTCCGCCGAGCGCGGCTGGATGGTCCCGGCCTACACCCTGCCCCCGGACGCGCACGAGGTGACGATCATGCGAGCCCTCGTCAAGGAGACGATGAGTCGTGAGCACGTCGACACGCTCGCCCGAGACATCGACGAGGCGTGTACCACGCTGGACAAGAAGGGCGGCGCACACGAGTCCGAGCGCCGCAAGATCATGACCGGTCCCGGCCACTGA
- a CDS encoding NAD(P)/FAD-dependent oxidoreductase, with product MSANSGKHHVVIIGSGFGGLFAAKELGNEDVDVTLISRTSHHLFQPLLYQVATGILSEGDIAPTTRDILGRQRNVRVILGDVQHIDVEARTVSSTSLNQHTVTPYDSLIVAAGAGQSYFGNNHFARFAPGMKSIDDALELRGRIFGSFELAETSTDPEQRRRLLTFVVVGAGPTGVEMAGQIAELAQRTLAHEFRHIDPGEARVILLDGAPKVLPTFGDRLSDKARRSLEKQGVEVQLEAMVTDVDQYGIQVKDGDGGRRTIETMTKVWAAGVAGSPLGAMLAEQTDVEVDRAGRLHVEDDLTVPGHPEIFVVGDMINLKGYPGVAQLAIQGGRYAAKSILGRLEGTTDQAPFRYRDKGSMATISKYSAVASIGRINFTGFLAWLAWLAVHLMAMVGFKNRISTLLNWIITFVGDNRNERVSTFQQVFARTAMQDLGPSAYPNLADPGSDGEDELERNAS from the coding sequence GTGAGCGCTAACTCTGGCAAGCACCATGTCGTCATCATCGGATCCGGCTTCGGCGGTCTCTTCGCCGCGAAGGAGCTGGGCAACGAGGACGTGGACGTCACGCTGATCTCGCGGACGAGCCACCACCTCTTCCAGCCGCTGCTGTACCAGGTGGCCACCGGCATCCTGTCCGAGGGGGACATCGCTCCGACGACCCGCGACATCCTCGGGCGCCAGCGCAACGTGCGCGTCATCCTCGGCGACGTCCAGCACATCGACGTCGAGGCACGCACCGTCAGCTCGACCTCCCTCAACCAGCACACGGTCACGCCCTACGACAGCCTGATCGTCGCGGCGGGTGCCGGTCAGTCCTACTTCGGCAACAACCACTTCGCCCGGTTCGCCCCGGGGATGAAGAGCATCGACGACGCGCTCGAGCTGCGGGGCCGCATCTTCGGTTCCTTCGAGCTGGCCGAGACGTCCACCGACCCCGAGCAGCGGCGACGGCTGCTCACCTTCGTGGTCGTCGGCGCCGGCCCCACGGGCGTGGAGATGGCCGGGCAGATCGCCGAGCTGGCCCAGCGCACCCTGGCGCACGAGTTCCGCCACATCGACCCCGGCGAGGCGCGGGTCATCCTCCTGGACGGTGCGCCGAAGGTGCTGCCCACCTTCGGTGACCGGCTCAGCGACAAGGCGCGACGCAGCCTGGAGAAGCAGGGCGTCGAGGTCCAGCTCGAGGCGATGGTGACCGATGTCGACCAGTACGGCATCCAGGTCAAGGACGGCGACGGCGGCCGGCGCACCATCGAGACGATGACCAAGGTCTGGGCGGCCGGCGTGGCCGGCTCGCCGCTCGGCGCGATGCTCGCCGAGCAGACCGATGTCGAGGTCGACCGTGCCGGACGCCTGCACGTCGAGGACGACCTGACGGTCCCGGGACACCCCGAGATCTTCGTCGTCGGCGACATGATCAACCTCAAGGGGTACCCGGGCGTCGCCCAGCTGGCCATCCAGGGCGGTCGCTACGCGGCCAAGTCGATCCTCGGCCGGCTCGAGGGCACGACGGACCAGGCGCCCTTCCGGTACCGGGACAAGGGCTCCATGGCCACGATCTCGAAGTACTCCGCCGTGGCCAGCATCGGCCGGATCAACTTCACCGGTTTCCTCGCCTGGCTCGCGTGGCTGGCCGTGCACCTCATGGCCATGGTCGGCTTCAAGAACCGCATCTCCACGCTGCTGAACTGGATCATCACCTTCGTCGGGGACAACCGCAACGAGCGGGTCTCGACCTTCCAGCAGGTCTTCGCGCGCACGGCGATGCAGGATCTCGGGCCGAGCGCCTACCCGAATCTGGCGGACCCGGGATCCGACGGCGAGGACGAGCTGGAGCGCAACGCGTCGTAG
- the hisN gene encoding histidinol-phosphatase, with protein MGGLLGYVDEMPASPYADDLQLAHVLADRVEQITMARFRADDLVVESKPDLTPVSDADRACEETIRSQLSRSRGRDAVVGEEFGTTGSGDRRWIIDPIDGTKNYVRGVPVWATLIGLVDGDECVMGLVAAPALGRRWWAAQGAGAWTGRSLAQARSISVSQVSQIGDASLSYSSLEGWREGGRGRSFLNLTSDLWRTRAYGDFWSYMLVAEGAVDVAAEPELELYDMAALVAIVEEAGGRFTSLDGERGPWGGNAVASNGLLHDEVLRRLEPDA; from the coding sequence ATGGGCGGCCTGCTCGGGTACGTTGACGAGATGCCCGCGAGCCCGTACGCCGACGACCTCCAACTGGCCCACGTCCTCGCCGACCGGGTCGAGCAGATCACGATGGCCCGGTTCCGGGCCGATGACCTCGTCGTCGAGTCCAAGCCGGACCTGACCCCGGTCAGCGACGCGGATCGAGCCTGCGAGGAGACCATCCGCTCCCAGCTCTCGCGCTCCCGCGGCCGGGATGCGGTCGTCGGCGAGGAGTTCGGCACCACCGGATCCGGCGACCGCCGCTGGATCATCGACCCGATCGACGGGACGAAGAACTACGTCCGCGGCGTCCCCGTCTGGGCCACCCTGATCGGCCTGGTCGATGGGGACGAGTGCGTCATGGGGCTCGTCGCCGCTCCCGCGCTCGGCCGCCGCTGGTGGGCCGCGCAGGGGGCCGGCGCCTGGACCGGGCGGTCGCTCGCGCAGGCCCGCTCCATCTCGGTGTCCCAGGTCTCGCAGATCGGCGACGCATCGCTCTCGTACAGCTCGCTCGAGGGCTGGCGCGAAGGGGGCCGCGGCCGGTCCTTCCTCAACCTCACCTCCGACCTGTGGCGCACACGGGCGTACGGGGACTTCTGGTCCTACATGCTCGTCGCGGAGGGAGCGGTCGACGTGGCTGCCGAGCCCGAGCTCGAGCTGTACGACATGGCGGCCCTCGTCGCGATCGTCGAGGAGGCAGGGGGCCGGTTCACGTCGCTGGACGGCGAGCGTGGGCCCTGGGGCGGCAATGCCGTCGCCAGCAACGGGTTGCTGCACGACGAGGTGCTGCGGCGTCTGGAGCCCGACGCCTGA
- a CDS encoding M16 family metallopeptidase, which translates to MPLDFPFEDHTLPNGLRVIVQPDATTPTVTLNMWVGVGSRHEERGATGFAHLFEHLMFQGSENVANGEHFQALMGVGGRLNATTWFDRTTYFETIPSGALELALWLEADRHANLLAAVTQDNLDNQRDVVKEEKRQRYDNQPYGQAMTRVYATVFPEGHPYHHPTIGSMADLDAATVADVHDFFRRHYAPDNTVLTIVGDVTAERGLELVERYFGHLEHHAEPRRGPVAPLRPLSEPAREEIVDEVPNDRIHLAFRLPAEAGDTRDQFLASSMALDCVGGLSFSPLEQRLVRDEQRANAIDVGAMGFVDGVSLGLVVVDVADGVDTQELEEQVCAELAAFADAGPTPEQMEAVRAQAERAWLSALAAKDERADLISHYTCLHDDPGYINTFLDRIARITPQDVRAAADTWLRPQHRAAVVYRAAEEQEEAA; encoded by the coding sequence ATGCCTCTGGACTTCCCTTTTGAGGACCACACCCTGCCCAACGGGCTGCGCGTCATCGTGCAGCCCGACGCCACGACACCGACGGTGACCCTCAACATGTGGGTGGGCGTCGGCTCCCGGCACGAGGAGCGGGGCGCAACCGGCTTCGCCCACCTCTTCGAGCACCTGATGTTCCAGGGGAGCGAGAACGTCGCCAACGGTGAGCACTTCCAGGCGCTCATGGGCGTCGGTGGTCGGCTCAACGCGACGACGTGGTTCGACCGCACGACCTACTTCGAGACGATCCCCTCCGGGGCGCTCGAGCTCGCCCTGTGGCTCGAGGCCGACCGGCACGCCAACCTCCTGGCCGCGGTGACGCAGGACAACCTCGACAACCAGCGCGACGTCGTCAAGGAGGAGAAGCGCCAGCGCTACGACAACCAGCCGTACGGCCAGGCGATGACGCGGGTCTACGCGACCGTCTTCCCCGAGGGCCACCCGTACCACCACCCGACGATCGGCTCGATGGCTGACCTCGACGCCGCGACGGTGGCGGACGTGCACGACTTCTTCCGTCGGCACTACGCCCCGGACAACACCGTGCTGACGATCGTCGGTGACGTCACCGCGGAGCGTGGGCTGGAGCTCGTCGAGCGCTACTTCGGTCACCTCGAGCACCATGCCGAGCCGCGAAGGGGGCCGGTCGCCCCCCTTCGCCCCCTGTCGGAGCCGGCCCGCGAGGAGATCGTCGACGAGGTGCCCAACGACCGCATCCACCTCGCCTTCCGCCTGCCTGCCGAGGCGGGCGACACCCGGGACCAGTTCCTCGCCTCGTCGATGGCCCTGGACTGCGTCGGTGGGCTCAGCTTCTCGCCGCTGGAGCAGCGTCTCGTGCGGGACGAGCAGCGCGCCAATGCCATCGACGTCGGGGCGATGGGCTTCGTCGACGGGGTGTCCCTCGGCCTGGTGGTCGTCGACGTCGCCGACGGTGTGGACACGCAGGAGCTGGAGGAGCAGGTGTGCGCCGAGCTGGCCGCCTTCGCCGACGCCGGGCCGACGCCGGAGCAGATGGAGGCGGTGCGGGCGCAGGCGGAGCGCGCGTGGCTGTCCGCGCTGGCCGCCAAGGACGAGCGTGCCGACCTGATCAGCCACTACACGTGCCTGCACGACGACCCGGGCTACATCAACACCTTCCTCGACCGGATCGCGAGGATCACCCCGCAGGACGTGCGCGCCGCCGCGGACACGTGGCTGCGCCCGCAGCACCGCGCCGCCGTCGTCTACCGGGCCGCCGAGGAGCAGGAGGAGGCAGCATGA
- a CDS encoding M16 family metallopeptidase, which produces MSSPTVPRPQVAAPGEWFFPQPRELTLPNGIGALVHHVPGQYVISVRLTVPVALRHEPTDKEGVAWVMARLLDEGTRTHDQRELSELLERRGIALGAGMSEAALGVDLDVPQRFLGEALELLTECVREPVFEEAEVSRIVRTRLAEIEQERASAGRRAYKEWARTYYDPTIRASRPGGGEAETVADVTREDVVGFHAAHVHPEGTTVVVAGDLTGVDVEELLGSTLGGWTTAGRARPVDREPAPRAADAARVVLVDRPGSVQSEILIGAPGPDRRVTTGWAPFPVLAYILGGAPNARIDQVLREEKGYTYGIRSGFRPRQVGSAFTVAGSVRADSTVDSLRLLTEILAGAGDGFTQEETRAGVDFMTLTAPGRYDTADAIADETAGLAGDELPLSFTSDTIAAMRRLTADDLSRAWREQVTHEWTVVVVGDASLYKDQVEDLGLGPVTVVPN; this is translated from the coding sequence ATGAGTAGTCCCACCGTCCCGCGTCCGCAGGTCGCCGCGCCGGGGGAGTGGTTCTTCCCCCAGCCGCGTGAGCTCACGCTGCCGAACGGCATCGGTGCCCTCGTGCACCACGTGCCCGGCCAGTACGTGATCTCGGTGCGCCTGACCGTTCCGGTCGCACTGCGCCACGAGCCGACGGACAAGGAGGGCGTCGCCTGGGTCATGGCGCGCCTGCTCGACGAGGGCACCCGCACGCACGACCAGCGAGAGCTGTCGGAGCTGCTCGAGCGCCGCGGTATCGCACTGGGTGCCGGGATGAGCGAGGCAGCGCTCGGTGTCGACCTGGATGTGCCGCAGCGCTTCCTCGGTGAGGCACTGGAGCTGCTCACCGAGTGCGTTCGCGAGCCCGTCTTCGAGGAGGCGGAGGTCTCGCGCATCGTGCGTACCCGGCTGGCCGAGATCGAGCAGGAGCGGGCCTCGGCCGGACGCCGCGCCTACAAGGAGTGGGCGAGGACCTACTACGACCCCACCATCCGCGCCTCGCGCCCCGGTGGCGGTGAGGCCGAGACCGTGGCCGACGTGACCCGCGAGGACGTCGTCGGCTTCCATGCCGCCCACGTCCACCCCGAGGGGACGACGGTCGTCGTGGCCGGCGACCTCACCGGGGTCGACGTCGAGGAGCTGCTCGGCTCGACGCTCGGTGGCTGGACGACCGCGGGTCGCGCGCGGCCGGTCGACCGTGAGCCGGCCCCGCGTGCCGCTGACGCCGCGAGGGTCGTCCTCGTCGACCGTCCCGGCTCGGTGCAGTCGGAGATCCTCATCGGCGCTCCGGGACCGGACCGTCGGGTGACGACCGGATGGGCACCCTTCCCGGTCCTCGCCTACATCCTGGGGGGCGCGCCGAATGCCCGCATCGACCAGGTGCTGCGCGAGGAGAAGGGCTACACGTACGGCATCCGCTCCGGGTTCCGTCCGCGCCAGGTCGGCTCGGCGTTCACCGTCGCCGGGTCCGTGCGCGCCGACTCGACCGTGGACTCCCTTCGTCTGCTCACGGAGATCTTGGCCGGTGCGGGGGACGGCTTCACGCAGGAGGAGACCCGCGCCGGTGTCGACTTCATGACCCTCACCGCCCCGGGTCGATACGACACTGCGGACGCCATCGCCGACGAGACGGCGGGGCTGGCCGGTGACGAGTTGCCGCTGTCCTTCACCAGCGACACGATCGCCGCCATGCGTCGGCTGACCGCGGATGACCTCAGCCGCGCCTGGCGCGAGCAGGTCACCCACGAGTGGACGGTCGTCGTCGTCGGCGATGCCTCGCTCTACAAGGACCAGGTCGAGGACCTCGGGCTCGGACCGGTCACCGTCGTCCCCAACTGA
- a CDS encoding DUF7144 family membrane protein: MTQESRGGRTSAAPPSAWATGWTVFAGTILVLTGIFQIIAGIVAVGSGELYVVTNDWLFQFDVTTWGWIHLVLGVVLLLSGIGIFTGNVVARSIGVLIAGLSAIAAFMWLPYYPLWGVIIIALDVAVIWALTTRSSGS, from the coding sequence ATGACACAAGAATCCCGGGGCGGTCGCACGTCCGCTGCCCCACCGAGTGCGTGGGCCACCGGTTGGACCGTCTTCGCCGGGACGATCCTCGTCCTCACCGGGATCTTCCAGATCATCGCCGGCATCGTCGCGGTCGGCAGCGGTGAGCTCTACGTCGTGACGAACGACTGGCTCTTCCAGTTCGACGTGACGACGTGGGGGTGGATCCACCTCGTCCTGGGTGTGGTGCTGCTGCTGTCGGGCATCGGCATCTTCACCGGGAACGTCGTGGCCCGCTCCATCGGCGTGCTCATCGCCGGCCTCAGTGCCATCGCGGCCTTCATGTGGCTGCCGTACTACCCGTTGTGGGGGGTCATCATCATCGCCCTCGACGTGGCGGTCATCTGGGCCCTGACCACCCGGTCATCCGGGTCCTGA
- a CDS encoding ScyD/ScyE family protein: protein MTVAGPAHAASDHSAGSQQPEVVASGLAGPLSVDVGNALDVYVTQNFAGLLSTVDQRGRVSTVHELGLPPDAGELTGVAYRGRFTYHIETDYSGAQGPVSHIIRTSRTGERTVVSDDLWAYEVANNPDGDRTYGFTDLDAPCAAELQAFQEGLPPERELPPLAEYSGIVESHAYQLDVRRGTIYVADAAANAVLAVDESTGDITTVSVLPATPIEFTADVNDGLEGELGLDLPDCLVGNEYTPEPVPTDVQADVRGDLYVSTLEGAAGEMAPLSKVYRVNRSTGSASTIAGGMFGATGLAVDNSGDIFVAELFGGKVSMIKRGGSRAETVFAADSPADVALRGRTIFATTGVFGDGALVKYRR from the coding sequence ATGACCGTCGCAGGACCGGCCCACGCCGCGAGCGATCACTCTGCGGGCTCGCAGCAGCCCGAGGTGGTCGCGAGTGGGCTGGCCGGCCCACTGAGTGTCGACGTCGGCAACGCCCTCGACGTGTACGTCACGCAGAACTTCGCTGGACTGCTGTCCACGGTGGACCAGCGCGGCCGGGTAAGCACCGTGCACGAGCTGGGCCTGCCCCCCGATGCCGGTGAGCTCACCGGAGTCGCGTATCGCGGACGCTTCACGTACCACATCGAGACCGACTACTCCGGGGCCCAGGGGCCGGTCAGTCACATCATCCGCACGTCAAGGACGGGGGAGCGCACCGTCGTCAGTGACGACCTGTGGGCCTACGAGGTCGCGAACAACCCGGACGGCGACCGCACCTACGGGTTCACCGATCTCGACGCTCCGTGCGCTGCCGAGCTCCAGGCCTTCCAGGAGGGCCTACCTCCGGAGCGCGAGTTGCCCCCGCTGGCCGAGTACAGCGGCATCGTGGAGTCACATGCCTATCAGCTCGATGTCCGCAGGGGCACGATCTACGTCGCCGACGCCGCGGCCAACGCGGTCCTTGCCGTCGACGAGTCCACCGGCGACATCACCACCGTCTCGGTCCTGCCGGCCACCCCGATCGAGTTCACGGCCGACGTCAACGATGGCCTCGAGGGCGAACTGGGACTCGACCTGCCCGACTGTCTGGTGGGCAACGAGTACACCCCTGAGCCGGTACCGACCGATGTCCAGGCCGATGTGAGAGGCGATCTCTACGTCAGCACCCTCGAGGGTGCTGCCGGTGAGATGGCGCCGCTGAGCAAGGTGTACCGCGTCAACCGCTCCACCGGGTCGGCCTCGACCATCGCCGGCGGCATGTTCGGCGCCACCGGACTGGCCGTGGACAACTCGGGGGACATCTTCGTGGCGGAGCTGTTCGGTGGGAAGGTGTCGATGATCAAGCGTGGCGGGAGCCGGGCAGAGACGGTCTTCGCCGCCGACTCACCTGCGGACGTGGCTCTGCGGGGACGCACCATCTTTGCCACGACCGGAGTGTTCGGGGACGGTGCACTCGTGAAGTACCGTCGCTGA
- the rsgA gene encoding ribosome small subunit-dependent GTPase A, translating to MGRSARQWDESDVRVRPNRRGSRPRTKERPKHEDAIIGRVTAVDRGRWTTLVPGAPERVVTAMRARELGRTPIVVGDRVGMVGDTSGRRDTLARIVRVEERQTVLRRTADDTDPVERVIVANADQLVVVAALADPEPRPRLIDRCLVAAYDAGMDPLLVLTKADLASADDFLAQYAPLDVPHVVTSMQDGAEPTDLLELRERLTGRVSVLVGHSGVGKSTLVNALVPAAHRATGHVNDVTGRGRHTSTSALALRLPPLDPNLLGQLPDGDPDQSHEPQQLRADPDAAGWIIDTPGIRSFGLAHVEADTIIRHFPELWAGADARCPRGCSHDEDDCALDAWVREGHAGPGGEQRLDSLRRLLRARSGEDS from the coding sequence ATGGGTCGCTCGGCGCGCCAGTGGGACGAGTCCGACGTCCGCGTGCGCCCCAACCGCCGGGGTTCACGACCGCGCACCAAGGAACGCCCCAAGCACGAGGACGCGATCATCGGTCGCGTCACCGCCGTCGACCGGGGACGCTGGACGACCCTCGTACCGGGCGCCCCCGAGCGCGTGGTCACCGCCATGCGTGCCCGCGAGCTCGGCCGCACCCCGATCGTCGTCGGCGACCGGGTCGGCATGGTCGGTGACACGTCCGGGCGGCGCGACACCCTCGCCCGGATCGTGCGCGTCGAGGAGCGTCAGACCGTCCTGCGCCGCACCGCCGACGACACCGACCCGGTCGAGCGGGTCATCGTCGCCAACGCCGACCAGCTCGTCGTCGTCGCGGCGCTGGCCGACCCCGAGCCGCGGCCGCGCCTGATCGACCGGTGCCTCGTCGCCGCGTACGACGCCGGCATGGACCCGCTGCTCGTGCTGACGAAGGCCGACCTCGCGTCGGCGGACGACTTCCTGGCGCAGTACGCGCCACTGGACGTGCCGCACGTCGTCACCTCGATGCAGGACGGCGCCGAGCCCACTGACCTGCTCGAGCTGCGCGAGCGCCTGACCGGACGGGTCTCCGTCCTCGTCGGGCACTCCGGCGTCGGCAAGTCCACGCTCGTCAACGCACTCGTGCCGGCGGCCCACCGGGCCACTGGCCACGTCAACGACGTCACCGGCCGCGGCCGCCACACCTCCACCAGTGCCCTCGCCCTGCGTCTGCCACCCCTGGATCCGAATCTGCTGGGGCAGTTGCCCGACGGGGACCCGGACCAGTCGCACGAGCCTCAGCAGTTGCGTGCAGACCCGGACGCGGCCGGGTGGATCATCGACACGCCCGGCATCCGCTCCTTCGGGCTCGCGCACGTCGAGGCGGACACGATCATCCGTCACTTCCCTGAGCTCTGGGCGGGCGCCGACGCCCGCTGTCCGCGCGGATGCAGCCACGACGAGGACGACTGCGCGCTCGATGCCTGGGTGCGGGAGGGCCACGCCGGGCCGGGCGGGGAGCAGCGGCTGGACTCCCTTCGCCGGCTGCTGCGAGCGCGCTCCGGCGAGGACTCCTGA
- a CDS encoding flavodoxin family protein produces the protein MFVNCTLKRSPEASHTQGLVDASATLMRKHGVDVEVLRAIDHPIATGVYPDMREHGWEVDAWPQIYPRLLDADILVLAGPIWLGDNSSVMKQVIERLYALSGMHNDKGQFLYYGRVGGCLITGNEDGIKHCAQNVLYSLQHLGYTIPPNGDAGWIGEAGPGPSYLDPGSGGPENDFTNRNTTFLTWNLMHLARMLKDSGGVPAHGNLSDAWDAGTRFDWENPEYR, from the coding sequence ATGTTCGTCAACTGCACGCTCAAGAGGAGTCCGGAGGCCAGCCACACCCAGGGCCTGGTCGATGCGAGCGCGACGCTCATGCGCAAGCACGGCGTGGACGTCGAGGTGCTCCGGGCGATCGACCACCCGATCGCCACCGGGGTCTACCCGGACATGCGGGAGCACGGGTGGGAGGTCGACGCGTGGCCGCAGATCTACCCGCGGCTCCTCGACGCCGACATCCTCGTGCTCGCCGGCCCGATCTGGCTCGGGGACAACTCGAGCGTCATGAAGCAGGTCATCGAGCGGCTCTACGCGCTGTCGGGCATGCACAACGACAAGGGGCAGTTCCTCTACTACGGCCGGGTCGGTGGGTGCCTGATCACCGGGAACGAGGACGGCATCAAGCACTGTGCGCAGAACGTGCTGTATTCGTTGCAGCACCTCGGCTACACGATCCCACCGAACGGCGACGCCGGGTGGATCGGCGAGGCCGGGCCGGGCCCCTCCTACCTGGACCCCGGTAGCGGCGGCCCGGAGAACGACTTCACCAACCGCAACACCACCTTCCTGACCTGGAACCTCATGCACCTGGCGAGGATGCTCAAGGACAGCGGTGGGGTCCCGGCCCACGGCAATCTCAGTGACGCCTGGGACGCCGGGACGCGCTTCGACTGGGAGAACCCTGAGTACCGGTGA